GGCGATACCCGGCAGGCCGAGATTGAGGTTGACCGCGATCTGGTGGGTACCGTTGGCGAGTTGCGCGGTCGCCGAGAGTAGATCGAGCGCGGCGAGATCGACACCCACTTTCGGCTGCTGGCCCACCGTCATGTCGGCGTAAGGACCCGCATCGATCAGGTCGCCCAGCGTCACCTTGGTGGTGATGCCCGACAGCGAGGACCCGACATTCGACAGCGCGCTGCTCGCGGTGCCGGTGACGCCGCTCGATTGCAGCGCTGCGATGATGTCCGTCACCTTCAGATTGGATTGCAGGAGCGAGTCGTAACTCACGCCGGTCAGGTTCGCGCGCGTCGCCAGCGCCGACATGAAATCGAACAGATTGACCTTGGCATCCGCCAGCGCCTGATAATCCATCGCCGAGAGCGACAGCGAGGTGCCGAGCATCTGGCCCAGCAACTGGTTGAGCAGCCCGCCGTTCAGCGAGGCGAGCCGCGAGCCGATCGCGAAGGTCGCAAGCTGCGTGGTTGTGGCAACCGATGTGACGCGCAGGTTCACGGTCGGATCGCCGGTCAGCACCTTGCCGAAGAACAGCGGCGTCCTGGTCTGCATGGTGACGCGCACGGCGTTGGCGGGCGCGGCTCCGGCGGTGAAGCGCTGCTGCGGCACGATCGACGTGTCCGCCTTGTAGACGCCGGTCTCGACAGCCACGAGCGAGTCCGGCGGAAAGTTATTCCTGGCCACGGTGGCCGCAGCAGCGCGAGGGGCACGGGTGATGTCGCTCGCCGCCACGATGGCGGCGAGGTCGGCCGCGCCTTGCGCGCGGCGCTTGTCGGTGAAGACCGAGCCGATATCGATGCCGAGCGCGGCACAGCCGGTCACCAGCAGCATGCAGGCGGCGGCGATGAAGGCGATGTTGCCGCGTTCGTCGGAAATGAATCTGCGGCCAAGATGGCGCGCGGATTTTCCAGGGCGCTTCATCAATAGCCTCCGCGCGGAATGGCAGCCGAGCGCACGATGACCGGCGGCGGCGCGGGCACGAAGGACGGCAGCGAATAGATGAACGTGCTGGAGGCGTCGTAGTTGACGGTAACGATGAACACATTGGGATCGGCGCCGGAGGTCGCCGCGTTCACCGACAGATGCGCGGGCGCGATCAGCGGATAGCTCGCGGCGTTCTGCGTGACATAGTTCGTGGCCAGCGACTTGCGCTCGGTCTCGTTGAGGCCCGCGACCGAGGTGCGCGCGGCTTCGGCGGCGAGTTGCTGCACGTCGTGAACCATCGCGAGATAGCCGCCGAACATCACGATGCCGAACACCAGCAGCATGAACACCGGCATCACCAATGCGAATTCGACGGCGGACGCGCCCGCATGCGCGCGGCGAAAATCCCGGAAGCGGTGGCGGCCCATTGTCATGGCGGCAGGATGCGCACACAACTTTTAACAGGTGGCAAAAGATATATACTATCTTGGGTAGTAACGATATGCCGTAGCGAATGCGCAGGACACCGGAGCCGAGCGATGCGCCCACCGTCGTTCCGCTCACTGTCCCCGCCTGATAGGGTCCCGGCCATCCGCCTGCCCGAGGGAAGGAAATCCGTCTTGAATATTCAGCAGTCCCGCTCCGCCTTGTCGCCGAACGATCTTGCCGCCTACTGGATGCCGTTTACCGCCAACCGCGCCTTCAAGCAGGCGCCGCGCATGCTCGCGGGCGCGAAGGACATGCACTACTTCACGACGGACGGACGGCGGATCATCGACGCGGCCTCGGGCATGTGGTGCTCGAACGCGGGCCATTGCCGCGAGCCGATCACGCAGGCGATCGCCAGGCAGGCGGCGACCATGGACTACTCACCGCCGTTCCAGTTCGGTCATCCGCAAGCATTCGAGCTTGCCAACCGCATCGCGGCGCTCGGCCCCGAAGGGCTCGACCATGTGTTCTTCTGCAACTCGGGATCGGAAGCGGTCGATACCGCGCTCAAGATCGCGCTCGCTTTTCACGCGACGCGCGGCGAGGCGGCGCGCACGCGGCTGATCGGGCGCGAGCGCGGCTATCACGGCGTCGGCTTCGGCGGCATTTCGGTCGGCGGCATGGTCAACAACCGCCGCCTGTTCGGCGCGCTGCTGAACGGCACCGATCACCTGCCCACGACCTACGACCGCGAGCATCAGGCTTTCTCGAAAGGCGAACCGGAATGGGGAGCCCACCTCGCCGACGAGCTTGAACGCATCGTCACGCTCCACGGCAAGGACACCATCGCCGCCGTCATCGTCGAGCCGATGGCGGGCTCGACCGGCGTGCTGGTCACGCCGAAGGGATACCTCCAGCGGCTGCGCACGATCTGCGACAAGCACGGCATTCTGTTGATCTTCGACGAGGTCATCACCGGCTTCGGCCGTCTCGGTTATGCCTTCGCCGCCGAACGCTACGGCGTAGTGCCCGACATGATCACCTTCGCCAAGGGCATCACCAACGGCGCGGTGCCGATGGGCGGCGTGCTGATCCGCAACGATATCCACGACGCCTTCATGAAGGGGCCGGAACACATCGTCGAACTGTTCCACGGCTACACTTACTCGGCGCACCCGCTGGCCTGCGCCGCCGGTCTGGCCACCCTCGACATCTACCGTGACGAGGATTTGTTCGCGCGCGCCCGCAAGCTGGAACCGCTGTTCGCAGACGCCGTGATGGGGCTGCGCAAGGAACCGAACGTCATCGACATCCGCACGGTCGGCCTCACGGCGGGCATCGACCTCGCGCCCAGGGACGGACAGGGCGGCCTGCGCGGCCTCACCGCGCTCGCCAACGGCTTCAACGAGCATGATCTGATGATCCGCGTGGCGGGGGATACGATTGCCCTGACGCCGCCCTTGATCATGAGCGAGGCCCAGATCGGCGAGATCATGGACAAGGTCGCCGCCGTCATCCGCTCGGTCGCCTGAGCGGCCGACCCTGCCCGCGCCCGGCCAACCGGCAGGACGCGGGCCGTTCCGGCTGCTCATCCGGCGGTGGAGAAACACCGGACAGCGCCCCGCAGAACTTCCCGGCGAATCGAACTTGATGCTAGAATCGGCCCCGCCGGGGGGATGGCTGGAGCATGGTTCGCGTATCGACGATTTTCATCGCCATCTGCATGGTGCTGATCGCGGCTTCGCTCGGCCTGATTCTGTATGCGATGACCGGCCTGAGCATGCGCGAATCCGCCCTCGTGGCACTGGCCGCGCTCGTCTGCCTCATCCTCTACAATGCCATCTCGGTGCGCATCCGCAGGGGCACCGGTGCCAGCGGCCAGATCGCGGACCTGTCGCGCGGCACCGCCGATCTCGCCCGGCAGGTCGCCGAGTACGGCCGCCGCATGGCGCTGATCGAATCGAGACTCGCCAGCGCGGACAATGTCGCGCAAGATCGCGCCCGCGCGGTGATGGGCGAGATCGGCGAACTCGGCGTCATGATCAAGCATCTCGCCGGATCGGTCGCGACCCATGACGAACTGCTGACCTCGGCCACAAGCCTGACGGCCGCGCACCATCCTTCGCAGCCCCAGATGACGGATGCCCCGCAGACCCAGCCTGTCGAGCCGGTCCACGCGGCCGAGCCGCCCGTGCCCGTCGCATTGCAGGCCGCCGCGGAAGCGATCTCGAATCTTCCGGACATGCTCGCCGCCATCAAGAGCGCGGCTGACGCCAATCGCATCGATCTCTATCTGCAACCGATCGTGTCGCTGCCCCAGCGCAAGGTGCGGTTCTACGAAGCCGTTTCCCGCCTGCGCGACGAGAAGGATCATGTCTTCACCGCGGGCCAGTTCATCGACATCGCCGAAGCGAGCGGCATAATCGGCCAGATCGACTACACCGTGCTGTTCCGCTGCGTTCAGGTGCTGCGCCGCCTGCAAGTGCGGACCAAGGACGTCGGCATGTTCTGCAACATCTCCGGCGCGACACTCGCAAGCCCCGACATTTTCGGCGAGTGCATCGCCTTTCTCGAAGCCAACCGCGCGCTCGCGCCTTCACTGGTGCTGGAATTCAAGCAGAGCGCGTTCCGCAGCCTCGGCCCCGTCGAGATCGAACATCTCGCCGCGCTGAAGCGGCTCGGCTTCCAGTTCTCGATCGACAACATCGCCGATCTCAAAATCGACGGCCGCGAACTGGCCGACCGCGGCGTGCGCTACATCAAGGTGCCCGCTCCGCTGCTGCTCGACCAGAAGGAGGCGGCAGCGTCCGACATCCACACCGCCGATCTGACGAGTCTGCTCACGCGGTTCGGCATCGACCTGATCGCGGAGAAGATCGAGGGCGAGCGTTCCGTGGCGGACCTGCTCGATTACGACGTGCGATTCGGACAGGGCTTTCTGTTCTCCGCGCCACGGCCGCTGCGTCCCGAAGCCGCGGTGCCCACTCCGGTCGCCGCGAGCCGCCAGTCCAAGGCCCCGCTTCCGCCGCCCGCCGAACCTGCCGCGATCGCGGCCCGCGCAGCAGCCGAGACGCGCCTGTCCGGCACCGCCGCGCTCGCACGGCGGATCGCGCAAAGCTAGATATCCATCCCAGAGAACCTTTCCTTCCTCGCCGCATCGTGGCAGGGGTTGGTCATGCACATATAATTGCGCCCGATCTTTCCCCGGACACGAATGATGAGCCCTCTCCGCTTCACCCCGCATTTGCGCGACCTCGTTCACGACACCGATGTTCTGATCAGCGACATCTGGGGCGTGGTCCATAACGGCGTGGCGGCGTTTCCCGACGCCTGCGGAGCCTTGCAGACATTTCGCAAGCAGGGCGGCATCGTGGTGATGCTGACGAATTCGCCGCGCCCGACGCCGGCCGTGCAGGAGCAGTTGCGCGAATTGCGCGTGCCGGACGATTGCTACGACGACATCGTCACCTCCGGCGATCTCACGCGCCACTACATCGCCGCACGGCCCGGCGAGCCGCTCTACCAGATCGGACCCGACCGCGACGGCCCCACCTTCGACGGCCTCGACGTCAGTTTCGCGCCGCTGGAGCGCGCCGATTATATCGTCTGCACCGGGCTGTTCGACGACGAAACCGAAACGGCGGAAGACTATCGCGAGATGCTACTCAAGGCTCTGAGCCGCAGGCTGCCGATGATCTGCGCCAATCCCGATATCATCGTCGAGCGCGGCCACAAGATCATCTATTGCGCGGGCGCGGTCGCCGAATTGTATCGCGAGATTGGCGGCGACGTGACCTTCTACGGCAAGCCGCATCTTCCCGCCTACCACCGGGCATTCGAGCTTGCCGCCGCTCGGCGCGGCGCGCCGACGCCCCTCAACCGGATGCTGGCGATCGGGGATTCGGTGCGCACCGATCTCGCGGGAGCGAACAATGCCGGCATCGCATGCGTGTTTGTGACGCGCGGCATCCATTCGGCGGACTTCACGGAAGCCCACGAGATCGATGCCGCGGCCGCGCAACGGCTGTTCGGCGGCACCAGGCCGCCTTTCGTGCTGATGCGGGATCTGCGCTGGTAAAAGCGGATCGCCAACAGGCCCAAAGCAAAATGCCCGGCGCGGGCCGGGCATTTCAGAAACAGTTTCGACGTTCGATCAATGCTTCCGATCGATGCTTAAGCGTTGTTGTCGGGGAACACCGCGTCGATCTTGGTCTTGAGCGTCGCCGCATTGAACGGCTTGACGATGTAGTTGTTCACGCCCGCTTTCTTCGCCGCGATCACGTTCTCGGTCTTGGATTCGGCGGTAATCATGATGAAGGGCGTGGTCGCGAGATTCGGATCGCCACGCACTTCCTTGAGAAGGTCGTAACCCGTCATCGGCTCCATGTTCCAGTCGGAGATCACGAGCCCGTACTTCTTGCCGCGCATCTTGGCGAGCGCGGCGGAGCCGTCGCTGGCGTCGTCGATGTTCTCAAAACCGAGTTGTTTCAAAAGATTTCTGATAATGCGGATCATGGTGTTGTAGTCATCCACCACCAACACCGGCATCGATAAGTCCATAGCCATCGCTCAGCTTCTCCCGAACGCCCAGCCCATGGGCGCGCTTCGTCTATATTCTATAGTGGCGCGATCCGGACCTTGCGGCCCATTCCAGCCTTGGGAGGAATTGCTAGCATCCCCGCTTAAACAGCCCGTTAATCCGCTCCATCGCCTTGACTTCATCCTCCCCACCCGGTCACTTCCAGCATCCCGTTCTCACCTGGCGTTATGATAAAAAATCCGTTTCAAATCATCCGCGACACCACTCCGCCCGCCGGCATTCCGCGCGGCGCGGTCATCGCGCTCGGCAATTTCGACGGCGTTCATCTGGGACACCGCACCGTGATCGCGGCGGCTCAGAAAATCGCGAAAAGCGCCGGGCAGAAGGCTTTTGCATTAAGTTTCGAGCCGCATCCGCGCAGCTTCTTCAATCCGGCCGCCGCGCATTTCCGCCTCACCAACGAACAGGCCAAGCTGCGCCTGCTGGCAGGCACCGGGCTCGACGGCGCGGTGGTGCTCGATTTCAACGCCGCCCGCGCCGCCACCAGCGCACAGGATTTCATTAACCAAGAACTCGTCGAGCGGCTCGGCGTGTCGGGAATCTCCGTCGGCGACGACTTTCATTTCGGCAAGGGCCGCAGCGGTTCGCCTGCGACCCTGGCCGAACAGGGCGAGCGCCTCGGCTTCAAGGTCCATATTCAATCGCATGTTGATCTGTCGGGGTTGCCGATTTCCTCCAGCGCCATTCGCGCCGCGCTCAAGGAAGGGCGTATCCGTGACGCCACCGCCATGCTCGGCGGGCCGTGGTTCGTCAGCGGCACCGTGATCCATGGCGAGAAGCGCGGCCGCGAGCTTGGCTATCCCACCGCCAACATCCGGCTCGATCCGCATGTCGATCTCAGGCACGGCATCTATGCGGTGCGTGTCGGTCTCGGCGGCGGCGCCGACCCGCAGCGCCTCGGCGGCGTCGCGAGCTACGGACGGCGGCCGACCTTCGACAACGGCCCGCCTCTGCTCGAGGTTTTCCTGTTCGACTTCAACGCCGACCTCTACGGCCAGACCCTCGACGTCGCCTTCATCGAATATCTGCGCGACGAGATGAAGTTCGACAATATCACGGCCCTGATCCGGCAGATGGACGATGACAGCCTGCGCGCCCGCGCCGTTCTGGAGGCCGCCCCGAGGGCGTTCCCAACGCTGGGCGAGGTGGACGAGTAGTGTCGTCATTCCGGGCAGAAAATGGCTCCGGGCCGCGGTAAACGGCTTTCCCCTTCTCCCCAAAACGCGCTATTCACCCCGGCATGACCGAGAAGCCCAAATCCGACGCCCCCGATTATTCCAAAACCCTCTATCTGCCGCAGACGGACTTCCCGATGCGCGCGGGCCTGCCGCAGCGCGAGCCGGACCTGCTGGCGCGCTGGAACGAGATCGGCCTGTACGAGCGGCTGCGCGAGCAATCCAAGGGCCGCCTGAAATTCGTGCTGCATGACGGCCCGCCCTACGCCAACGGCAACATCCATATCGGCCACGCGCTCAACAAGATCCTCAAGGACCTCGTGACCAAGAGCCAGCAGATGCTTGGCTTCGATTCCAATTACGTGCCGGGCTGGGACTGCCATGGCCTGCCGATCGAATGGAAGATCGAGGAAGGCTACCGCGCCAAGGGTAAGAACAAGGACGCGGTTCCGATCAACGAATTCCGCAAGGAGTGCCGGGCATTCGCGCAGAAATGGGTCGACATCCAGCGCGAGGAATTCAAGCGTCTCGGCGTGATCGGCGACTGGGCGCATCCCTACACCACCATGAACTTCGCCGCCGAAGCGCAGATCGCGCGCGAGATCATGAAATTCGCCGCCAACGGCCTCCTCTATCGCGGCTCCAAGCCGGTGATGTGGAGCGTGGTGGAGAAGACCGCGCTCGCGGAAGCGGAGGTCGAATACGAGGACCACATCTCCGATACGGTGTGGGTGAAGTTTCCGGTGAAGGCCGCGTTCGGCCGTCTCGCCAATGCCTCGGTGGTGATCTGGACCACGACGCCGTGGACGCTGCCGGGCAACCGCGCGATCTCGTTCTCCTCCAAGGTCGCCTATGGCCTCTACAAGGTCACCGACGCGCCCGCCGACAACTGGGCGAAGACCGGCGATCTTCTGATCCTCGCCGACAAGCTCGCGGAGGACGTGTTCAAGCAGGCGCGCGTCACCTCTTATGAGCGCACCTCGGATATCGACAGCGGCATTCTCGACGCGCTCGAATGCAGCCATCCGTTCAAGGGACTGGAAGGCGGTTACGAATTCACCGTGCCGCTGCTCGACGGCGATCATGTCACCGACGACACCGGCACCGGCTTCGTCCACACCGCCCCGAGCCATGGCCGCGAGGACTTCGACATCTGGATGGCGAACGCGCGCGACCTTGAGGCGCGCGGCATCTCCTCGGTCATCCCGTATACCGTCGATGCCGACAGCGCGCTGACCGCGCAGGCCCCGGGCTTCACCGGCAAGCGCGTGCTAACCGACAAGGGCGAGAAGGGCGACGCCAACGACGCCGTCATCAAGGCGCTGATCGAGCGCGGCGCGCTTTTGGCGCGCGGCCGTCTCAAGCATCAGTATCCGCATTCCTGGCGCTCGAAGAAGCCGGTGATCTATCGCAACACGCCGCAATGGTTCATCGCGATGGACAAGCCGATCACAGACGTGGCCAACCGAGCCGATGCAAAAGCCTTCATGGCTCAAATGATGGGCACTGGCGACACGCTCAGGCATCGAGCACTCGAAGCAATCAAGGATACGCAATGGGTTCCCGCACAAGGTGAGAACCGCATCACTGGCATGATCGAGGGCCGCCCGGACTGGGTGGTGTCGCGCCAGCGCGCCTGGGGCGTGCCGATCACCGTGTTCGTGCGCGAGAAGGGCGACGGCTCGGTCGAACCGCTGCGGGATGAGGCCGTCAACACCCGCATCGCCGAGGCTTTCGAGAGAGAGGGCGCCGATGCGTGGTACGCCGAGGGCGCGCGCGAACGTTTTCTCGGCAACCATGCCAGCGAAGACTGGAAGAAGGTCGACGACATTCTCGACGTCTGGTTCGATTCCGGCTCGACGCATGCGTTCGTGCTGGAAGACCCGGTGCATTTCCCCGGCCTCGCCGGCATCAGGCGCAAGGACGATGGCGGCAACGACACCGTGATGTATCTCGAGGGCAGCGACCAGCATCGCGGCTGGTTTCACTCCTCGCTGCTGGAAAGCTGCGGCACGCGCGACCGCGCCCCCTATGATATCGTTCTCACCCACGGCTTCACGCTCGACGAGCACGGCCGCAAGATGTCGAAGTCGCTCGGCAACACCACCGCGCCGCAGGACGTCATCAAGCAATCCGGCGCGGACATCCTGCGCCTGTGGGTCGCGCAGTCGGATTATTCCGACGATCTGCGGATCGGGCCTGAAATCCTCAAAGGCACCATTGAGACCTACCGCAAGCTGCGCAACACCATCCGCTGGATGCTGGGAAGCCTCGCGCACTTCCGCGATACGGACCGCATCAAGGCTGACGACATGCCCGAGCTTGAGCAACTGATGCTGCATCGGCTCTCCCAGATCGACGCCATCGTGCGCCAGGCCTATACCGAGTTCGACTACAAGACGGTGATCGCCGCATTGTCGCATTTCATGAACACCGAGCTGTCGGCGTTCTATTTCGACATCCGCAAGGACACGCTGTACTGCGACCCGCCGTCGTCGGTGGCGCGCAAGGCCTCGCTCACGGTGATCGACACCCTGTTCCGCAGCATCGTCACATGGCTCGCGCCGATCCTGTCCTTCACGGCGGAAGAAGCCTGGCTGTCGCGCTATCCCGATGCGCAGTCCGTGCACCTGGAGCCGTTCCAGAGCGTGCCTGCGGCATGGCGCGATGATATGCTGGCGCAAAAATGGGATGCGATCCGCGACGTGCGCCGCGTCGTCACCGGCGCGCTCGAAGTCGAGCGCGCGGCCAAGCGCATCGGCTCCTCGCTGGAAGCCTCGCCGCTGGTTTATGTGTCGGACATGGCGCTCTTGGGCATTCTCGCCGATGTCGATCTCGCGGAAGTATGCATCACCTCCAACGCGATGGTGACCAACGAGACCCCGCCCGCCGGTGCGTTCACACTCAACGATGTTCCGGGTGTCGCGGTCGTGGTCGAGAAGGCCGCGGGCAAGAAATGCGCGCGCTCGTGGAAAATTCTCCCGACCGTCGGCGACGATCCTGAATACCCCGATGTCACGCCGCGCGATGCGCGGGCGCTGCGCGAATGGAAGGCGCTGGGAGGGACTGCCTAGTGTGGTGGTTCAGAAGTTCGCTTCGTGTCCTCAGCGAGTCCTGCAAGCGAACTTCTGAAACCACACTGGAATTATAGATTGCCAGTGTCCTTTCGAATCCGAAGTTCGCTACGGAAGGCGCTGTAATATGAGGCGAACTTCGGATTCGGGACACTAGCCGATGTCGCCCCTGCTGCGCTCCGGTATCATCGCTGCCGTCGCCACGCTGATCGCCGATCAGGCCTCCAAGCTGTGGCTGCTGCATGTATTCGACATCGGCCGCCGCGGCATGGTGCAAGTGACATCGTTCTTCGACCTCGTGCTCGCCTGGAACACCGGCATCAGCTATGGCTGGCTTCAGGACATGGGCGCGACGGGCCAGACCCTGCTGATGGCCGGCAAGGCGGTTGCCATTGTGCTGCTGGCGATCTGGATGGCACGCTCGCAGACCCGTCTCGCGGTGATCGGCCTCGGCCTCATCATCGGCGGCGCGATCGGCAACGCCATCGACCGCATCGCCTACGGCGCGGTCGTGGACTTCGCCCTGTTCCACATCGCGATCGCGGGAAAAACCTATAGCTGGTATGTATTTAACCTTGCCGATGCGGCCATTGTTGCCGGTGTCGCCGCCCTGCTATATGACTCGCTCATCGCCCCAGCCGCCGCAAAAACGCCCCGATAAATGGCGATACAGGCAGCGGCCGGTGACGCTTAAGTGACTGTGCTATCGCCACATTTCCTGTCGAAAGCTGGACGGATCACGATGATTTCCTTGCGCTCCGATGACACCTTCGCCGCCAAGCCCGCCCTCTCCAAGGCCGCGCTGACGCGCCTGTTCCGGGTCACCGGCATCGCCTGCGCGCTGACGCTCGCCATTGCCGCCAGCGCCGCTTACGCCCAGGACGATGAAGAGCAGCAGCCGGAAATGAGCTTCGAACACAAGATGATCGACGGCCTGCTGCGCGGTCTCGGTGGCCAGTCCATGGAAGACAACAACAAGGGCATCGTGTACCGCGAACGCTCCCCCCTGGTGATCCCTTCCAAGCTCGACCTGCCGCCGCCGGCATCGTCGAAGACACCGACGGCCGCGAACTGGCCCAAGGATCCCGACGTGCAGGCCCGCAAGGAAGCCATCGCAGCCAGCAATCAGCCCGGCCCGGACTGGGATCAAGCCAAGCGGCCTCTGATGCCGAGCGAACTCGCCAAGCGGCCATCGTCCAAGAAAAGCTCGACCGCCCTCACGGACGACCGTCCGGGAATGGACAACTCCAATTACAATCTGTTGAGCCCGTCGCAACTCGGCTTCAAGAACAGCATGATGTCGGACCTGTTTGGCGGCGGTAAGGGAGAAACCGCGAAGTTCGTCAAGGAGCCCGAGCGCAGCGAACTGAGCCAGCCGCCGGCCGGCTATCAAACCCCGTCGCCGAATTATGCCTATGGCGCGGGTTCGATGGAAAGCAAGACCAAGACCGAATACAATCCGATCTTCGACAAGCGCAATTAAAGTAGCTTCTGCGGGCCTGCGGTCAGATCCGCACATTGATTTATCGTAAGCTTGCGCCACGCGCCATGATCCCGCCATCTGGACGGCCCAGTCAGGGTTGTTCTTCGTATTGTTTCGGAGTCGATATCGGATCATGCGCGATCTCAAAATCATTTCCCGGCGCGAGGCATTGTGCGGCATCGCGCTGACCGCGACCGCCCTGACCTCACCGTGGCCTGCTTTCGCGGATACCGCGCCTGCCTCGAACCAGCCCTCGACGTTCACCATCGCCAACGGCCTTCAGGTCGTGGTCATTCCCGACCATCGCACGCCGACCGTCACCCAGATGGTCTGGTACAAGGTCGGCTCGGCCGACGAGACGGCGGGCAAATCAGGCCTCGCGCATTTTCTCGAACACCTGATGTTCAAGGGCACCGCGAAGCATCCCGCCGGAGAATTCTCGCAGAGCGTGGTGCGCGTCGGCGGCAGCGAGAACGCCTTCACCTCGTATGATTACACCGGCTACTACCAGAGCGTGCCGCGCGACAAGCTCGCGCTGATGATGGATTTCGAATCCGACCGCATGACCGGGCTGATCCTCAAGGACGAAAACGTCCTGCCCGAGCGCGACGTCGTGCTGGAAGAATACAATATGCGCGTCGCCAACAGCCCTGACGCCCGGCTGACAGAACAGGTGATGGCGGCGCTCTATCTTAATCACCCCTACGGCCGCCCGGTGATCGGCTGGCACGCCGAGATCGAAAAGCTCGACCGCGAGGAAGCGCTCGACTTCTACCGCCGCCATTACGCCCCCAACAATGCGACGCTCGTGGTCGCGGGCGACATCACGGCGGAGGACCTGCGGCCCATGGTCGAGGCGACCTACGGCAAGGTCGCGTCACAACCGTCGATCCCCGCCAAACGCATCCGCCCGCAGGAGCCGCCGCCGGCGGGTCCGCGCACGGTGACGCTGGCCGATCCGCGCGCCGAGCAACCTAATCTGCGCAGGCTTTATCTCGTACCGTCGGCGGTCACGGCAGCCGCAGGTGAGAGCGAGGCGCTGGAAGTGCTCGCGCAACTGATGGGTGGCGGCATTAACGCCTATCTGTTCCGCACTCTCGCGGTGGACCAGAAAATCGCGGTGAGCGCCAGCGCCTGGTATCAAGGCACGGCAATCGACCCCACTCAGTTCGGCATCGCCGCTTCGCCGAAGCCCGGCATCACCTTCGACCAGATCGAGCAATCGATCGACAAGGTGATCGACAAGATCGCGCGAAACCCGGTACCCGCCGAAGACCTCGAGAGCGCCAAGACCCAGTTGATCGCGGAATCGGTCTACGCCCGCGACAGCCAGAGCACGATGGCGCGCTGGTACGGCGCAGCCATCACCGTCGGCCTCACCGTGGCGGACATTCAAAGCTGGCCGGATCGCATCCGCGCGGTCACGGCGGCGCAGGTCAGCGATGCCGCGAAGAAGTGGCTCGACAAAAAGCGCTCCGCGACGGGCTATCTCATCAAGGAAACGCCTTCGCGCGAGGAGAAACGCTCGTGAGAATCGCCTTGAAACACATCGTCCGGACGGCCGCACTCGGCGCGGCACTCCTTGGCTTCGGCCATGCGCCCGCGATGGCCGCCGCTAAAATCCAGCGCGTGGTCTCGCCCGGCGGCATCGAAGCCTGGCTGGTGCAGGATGCGACCGTGCCGCTGGTGGCCATGCAGTTCGCCTTTCGCGGCGGCAGCGCGCAGGACCCCACCGACAAACCCGGTGTCGCCCAGTTGATGGCCGACAATCTCGACGAGGGCGCCGGCGATCTCGATTCCAATGCCTATCACGAACGGCTGGAGCGCCACGCGATCCAGATGAACTTCACCGTGACGCGCGATTACATTCGCGGTTC
The nucleotide sequence above comes from [Pseudomonas] carboxydohydrogena. Encoded proteins:
- a CDS encoding TIGR01459 family HAD-type hydrolase; this translates as MSPLRFTPHLRDLVHDTDVLISDIWGVVHNGVAAFPDACGALQTFRKQGGIVVMLTNSPRPTPAVQEQLRELRVPDDCYDDIVTSGDLTRHYIAARPGEPLYQIGPDRDGPTFDGLDVSFAPLERADYIVCTGLFDDETETAEDYREMLLKALSRRLPMICANPDIIVERGHKIIYCAGAVAELYREIGGDVTFYGKPHLPAYHRAFELAAARRGAPTPLNRMLAIGDSVRTDLAGANNAGIACVFVTRGIHSADFTEAHEIDAAAAQRLFGGTRPPFVLMRDLRW
- a CDS encoding aspartate aminotransferase family protein gives rise to the protein MPFTANRAFKQAPRMLAGAKDMHYFTTDGRRIIDAASGMWCSNAGHCREPITQAIARQAATMDYSPPFQFGHPQAFELANRIAALGPEGLDHVFFCNSGSEAVDTALKIALAFHATRGEAARTRLIGRERGYHGVGFGGISVGGMVNNRRLFGALLNGTDHLPTTYDREHQAFSKGEPEWGAHLADELERIVTLHGKDTIAAVIVEPMAGSTGVLVTPKGYLQRLRTICDKHGILLIFDEVITGFGRLGYAFAAERYGVVPDMITFAKGITNGAVPMGGVLIRNDIHDAFMKGPEHIVELFHGYTYSAHPLACAAGLATLDIYRDEDLFARARKLEPLFADAVMGLRKEPNVIDIRTVGLTAGIDLAPRDGQGGLRGLTALANGFNEHDLMIRVAGDTIALTPPLIMSEAQIGEIMDKVAAVIRSVA
- a CDS encoding EAL domain-containing protein, giving the protein MVRVSTIFIAICMVLIAASLGLILYAMTGLSMRESALVALAALVCLILYNAISVRIRRGTGASGQIADLSRGTADLARQVAEYGRRMALIESRLASADNVAQDRARAVMGEIGELGVMIKHLAGSVATHDELLTSATSLTAAHHPSQPQMTDAPQTQPVEPVHAAEPPVPVALQAAAEAISNLPDMLAAIKSAADANRIDLYLQPIVSLPQRKVRFYEAVSRLRDEKDHVFTAGQFIDIAEASGIIGQIDYTVLFRCVQVLRRLQVRTKDVGMFCNISGATLASPDIFGECIAFLEANRALAPSLVLEFKQSAFRSLGPVEIEHLAALKRLGFQFSIDNIADLKIDGRELADRGVRYIKVPAPLLLDQKEAAASDIHTADLTSLLTRFGIDLIAEKIEGERSVADLLDYDVRFGQGFLFSAPRPLRPEAAVPTPVAASRQSKAPLPPPAEPAAIAARAAAETRLSGTAALARRIAQS
- a CDS encoding response regulator, with the translated sequence MAMDLSMPVLVVDDYNTMIRIIRNLLKQLGFENIDDASDGSAALAKMRGKKYGLVISDWNMEPMTGYDLLKEVRGDPNLATTPFIMITAESKTENVIAAKKAGVNNYIVKPFNAATLKTKIDAVFPDNNA
- a CDS encoding TadG family pilus assembly protein — translated: MKRPGKSARHLGRRFISDERGNIAFIAAACMLLVTGCAALGIDIGSVFTDKRRAQGAADLAAIVAASDITRAPRAAAATVARNNFPPDSLVAVETGVYKADTSIVPQQRFTAGAAPANAVRVTMQTRTPLFFGKVLTGDPTVNLRVTSVATTTQLATFAIGSRLASLNGGLLNQLLGQMLGTSLSLSAMDYQALADAKVNLFDFMSALATRANLTGVSYDSLLQSNLKVTDIIAALQSSGVTGTASSALSNVGSSLSGITTKVTLGDLIDAGPYADMTVGQQPKVGVDLAALDLLSATAQLANGTHQIAVNLNLGLPGIAAVSLQVTVGERPVGSSWITIGQAGASVHTAQTRILATVQLLGGGSVAAVNLPVYVEVAAGTATLNSVSCGYPDISSSTAQLGVSPGIVDAWIGGVSNADMNNFTSKPNPPAATLVDLGAIKVTGRAHATMANTSPTNVNFSYADIQAQTRKTVNTTSFTSSLTGSLLGDLTLAIQVGPLALPIPGLGPQVTSIISGATGSIDTLLNTVLQTLGVGLGQADVWVAGIRCDGAVLVN
- a CDS encoding TadE/TadG family type IV pilus assembly protein — protein: MTMGRHRFRDFRRAHAGASAVEFALVMPVFMLLVFGIVMFGGYLAMVHDVQQLAAEAARTSVAGLNETERKSLATNYVTQNAASYPLIAPAHLSVNAATSGADPNVFIVTVNYDASSTFIYSLPSFVPAPPPVIVRSAAIPRGGY